The Streptomyces camelliae genome window below encodes:
- a CDS encoding damage-control phosphatase ARMT1 family protein: MPDTPFAPVILGNEPGSFPHSVLAERHPAIIRQVRDAFPYGPGQHRALDELLESCTEGTVEPLPAHAPDRDLWDAWGLTAHVGRSWYDVPWLWSESWFYRRLLDAVGFFGPGAWRGIDPFRPFKHAELDAPETDAELAALDDLPGLPEEERARALLHGSLWGNRADLGFRLSAEGAEDRDPARALVADESDTLWSLLPPTGAGTLVLVADNAGRELVPDLLLLAHLLAEGRAARAVLHVKPYPYYVSDATTADVVDALRRLRAASGAAAEYGRVLWSALADGRLTVRVHPFSCAPLPYPDMPDDLRAEFAAATLTVFKGDLNYRRLVGDRLWPPTTPFAEATGYFPGPVAALRTLKSDVVTGLSAATEAALAAAEGRRWRTSGTHALIQVARPVT, translated from the coding sequence ATGCCCGACACCCCGTTCGCACCCGTGATCCTCGGCAACGAACCCGGCTCGTTCCCGCACAGCGTGCTGGCCGAACGGCATCCCGCGATCATCCGGCAGGTCCGGGACGCCTTCCCCTACGGCCCCGGACAGCACCGGGCGCTGGACGAGCTGCTGGAGAGCTGCACCGAGGGCACGGTCGAGCCGCTGCCCGCCCATGCCCCGGACCGGGATCTGTGGGACGCCTGGGGCCTGACCGCCCACGTCGGCCGGTCCTGGTACGACGTGCCCTGGCTGTGGTCCGAGAGCTGGTTCTACCGCCGGCTGCTCGACGCCGTCGGCTTCTTCGGCCCCGGCGCCTGGCGGGGCATCGACCCCTTCCGCCCGTTCAAGCACGCCGAACTCGACGCCCCGGAGACCGACGCCGAACTCGCCGCGCTGGACGACCTGCCCGGCCTGCCGGAGGAGGAGCGGGCGCGCGCCCTGCTGCACGGCTCGCTCTGGGGCAACCGCGCCGACCTCGGCTTCCGGCTCTCCGCCGAAGGCGCCGAGGACCGGGACCCGGCCCGCGCTCTGGTCGCCGACGAGAGCGACACCCTGTGGTCGCTGCTGCCGCCCACCGGAGCCGGCACCCTCGTCCTGGTCGCGGACAACGCGGGCCGCGAACTCGTCCCGGATCTGCTGCTGCTCGCCCACCTCCTCGCCGAGGGCCGGGCCGCGCGGGCGGTGCTGCACGTCAAGCCGTACCCGTACTACGTCTCGGACGCCACCACCGCCGACGTCGTCGACGCGCTGCGGCGGCTGCGCGCCGCCTCCGGCGCGGCCGCCGAGTACGGGCGCGTGCTCTGGTCGGCCCTGGCCGACGGCCGTCTCACCGTGCGGGTCCACCCGTTCTCGTGCGCCCCGCTGCCGTACCCGGACATGCCGGACGATCTGCGCGCCGAGTTCGCCGCGGCCACCCTGACCGTTTTCAAGGGCGACCTCAACTACCGCCGGCTGGTGGGTGACCGGCTGTGGCCCCCGACCACGCCCTTCGCGGAGGCGACCGGATACTTCCCGGGCCCGGTCGCCGCCCTGCGCACCCTGAAGTCCGACGTCGTCACCGGCCTGTCCGCGGCGACGGAGGCCGCGCTCGCCGCCGCGGAGGGCCGGCGCTGGCGCACCAGCGGCACGCATGCGCTGATCCAGGTCGCCCGGCCGGTCACGTGA
- a CDS encoding PDZ domain-containing protein, with product MEQTALRPKPMPGQDPRDGTGTGTGTAHRPHAARRRGRRLRTLLFGLCAGTLLVLSGVGIGTVGATVIGMSKLAELRHLTTPSAPSATPAPAATPSSAAGPAGATLGVEAVDAEKAGALVVGVHVPGPGYAAGLVRGDVLLQFGPVRVDSAADLARAVAHARPGEEVLLTVRHRGGGYQQLTAVPGVVT from the coding sequence ATGGAACAGACTGCGTTGCGGCCCAAGCCGATGCCGGGCCAGGACCCTCGGGACGGCACCGGCACCGGCACCGGCACTGCTCACCGCCCGCACGCCGCGCGCCGGCGCGGGCGGCGGCTGCGGACCCTGCTGTTCGGCCTGTGCGCCGGCACCCTGCTGGTGCTGTCCGGCGTCGGCATCGGGACGGTCGGTGCCACGGTGATCGGCATGAGCAAGCTCGCCGAACTGCGGCACCTGACCACGCCGTCCGCCCCCTCGGCGACGCCCGCCCCGGCCGCCACTCCGAGCTCCGCCGCGGGCCCGGCCGGTGCCACTCTGGGCGTGGAGGCCGTGGACGCCGAGAAGGCGGGCGCGCTGGTCGTGGGCGTGCACGTGCCCGGACCCGGCTACGCGGCCGGCCTGGTCCGCGGCGACGTCCTGCTCCAGTTCGGCCCCGTGCGCGTGGACAGTGCCGCCGACCTCGCCCGAGCCGTCGCCCACGCCCGCCCCGGCGAGGAGGTGCTCCTCACCGTCCGTCACCGCGGCGGGGGCTACCAGCAGTTGACGGCCGTACCGGGCGTGGTGACCTGA
- a CDS encoding cytochrome P450, whose product MSEPVSPVPDVFDPRRYGVAVPHDDYRLLRDRHPVAWQEEPELLGWPAGPGFWAVTRHADVVRVLKDGATYSSYIGATQIRDPDPADLPFIRRMMLNQDPPQHGRLRRLVSRAFTPGRIERFAAVARERAGTLLAGALQKAREGDGTVDLVAAVTDEYALLNLADLLGVPESDRGLLLHWTQRVIGYQDPDEAGSPVLDETGKPVDPRSPAMLKDMFGYAQQLAAYKRRYPADDVMTTLALPQFSASLEPGGTPTAELASAELEMFFFLLTVAGNDTVRSAAPGGLLALAEHPEAYEALRSGKVQVAQAVEELLRWHPPVLSFRRTAAHDTELAGRRIRAGEKVVVFHASANRDERVFAEPGRLDLARSPNPHVSFGDGPHVCLGAHFARLQLRLLHEEVLRALPELRLAAPPARLVSNFINGIKSLRLNVT is encoded by the coding sequence GTGAGCGAGCCCGTCTCTCCGGTGCCCGATGTGTTCGATCCCCGGCGGTACGGTGTCGCTGTCCCCCACGACGACTACCGTCTGCTGCGCGACCGTCACCCGGTCGCCTGGCAGGAGGAGCCGGAGCTGCTGGGCTGGCCGGCCGGGCCCGGGTTCTGGGCGGTGACCCGGCACGCGGACGTGGTGCGGGTGCTGAAGGACGGGGCGACGTACTCCTCGTACATCGGCGCCACGCAGATCCGGGACCCCGATCCGGCGGATCTGCCGTTCATCCGGCGGATGATGCTCAATCAGGATCCGCCGCAACACGGTCGGTTGCGGCGGCTGGTGAGCCGGGCCTTCACGCCCGGCCGGATCGAGCGGTTCGCGGCGGTCGCCCGGGAGCGGGCGGGCACGCTGCTCGCCGGGGCGCTGCAGAAGGCGCGGGAGGGGGACGGCACGGTCGATCTGGTGGCCGCCGTCACCGACGAGTACGCCCTGCTGAACCTGGCGGACCTGCTGGGCGTCCCGGAGAGCGACCGGGGCCTGCTGCTGCACTGGACCCAGCGGGTCATCGGCTACCAGGACCCGGACGAGGCCGGTTCCCCGGTGCTGGACGAGACCGGCAAGCCGGTCGACCCGCGCTCCCCGGCGATGCTGAAGGACATGTTCGGCTACGCCCAGCAGCTCGCCGCGTACAAGCGGCGCTACCCGGCGGACGACGTGATGACCACGCTCGCACTCCCCCAGTTCTCGGCTTCGCTCGAACCGGGCGGTACCCCCACCGCCGAACTCGCCTCGGCCGAGCTGGAGATGTTCTTCTTCCTGCTCACGGTCGCGGGCAACGACACAGTGCGCAGTGCGGCCCCGGGAGGACTGCTGGCGCTGGCGGAACACCCTGAGGCGTACGAGGCGTTGCGCTCAGGAAAGGTCCAAGTCGCCCAAGCAGTCGAGGAGTTGCTCCGCTGGCATCCGCCGGTGCTGTCCTTCCGCCGGACCGCCGCACACGACACCGAGCTGGCGGGGCGGCGGATCCGGGCGGGTGAGAAGGTCGTCGTCTTCCACGCCTCGGCCAACCGGGACGAGCGCGTCTTCGCCGAGCCCGGCCGGCTCGACCTCGCCCGCTCCCCCAATCCGCACGTGTCCTTCGGGGACGGCCCGCACGTGTGCCTGGGCGCCCACTTCGCGCGGCTGCAACTACGACTGCTCCACGAGGAGGTGCTGCGCGCCCTGCCGGAGCTCCGGCTCGCGGCACCGCCCGCCCGGCTCGTGTCGAACTTCATCAACGGCATCAAGTCGCTTCGGCTGAACGTCACGTGA
- a CDS encoding aminoglycoside phosphotransferase family protein → MTQAPTPTADTVRRLVRSLLKESAAGTAGGAGPDVRPVTEGGEHSTWWVGTRHVLRLAPDREAAVRQRRELRLRDLVRPHLPVAVPAGVAHGEWAPGLTYTLDTLIPGGTAEEHDVSAVGEADLAGLLTGLRTVPVRQAETLGVPRLAPRSLEALRRMAVHAAERLAAADEFDPTRLHQLTPPGAAQLAAQPGSAVLVHHDLKGEHLVVSADGRVRGVLDWTDAAVADPAEDIAGLVLAVGSGAAVRAATLAGYGARPCLRGLWLARCDTVIRLTDRLDGRDDSPLPLLRTQLRRAWEPILLERVTDLKEGDPDA, encoded by the coding sequence ATGACCCAGGCACCGACACCCACCGCGGACACCGTCCGCCGACTGGTCCGCTCGCTCCTCAAGGAGAGCGCGGCCGGTACCGCAGGCGGCGCGGGACCGGACGTCCGGCCCGTCACGGAGGGCGGCGAGCACTCCACGTGGTGGGTCGGCACCCGCCATGTGCTGCGGCTCGCCCCCGACCGCGAGGCCGCCGTGCGCCAGCGCCGTGAGCTGCGCCTGCGCGACCTGGTGCGGCCCCATCTCCCCGTCGCCGTCCCGGCCGGCGTGGCGCACGGCGAGTGGGCGCCGGGCCTCACCTACACGCTGGACACCCTGATTCCCGGCGGCACCGCGGAGGAGCACGACGTCTCGGCCGTCGGCGAGGCCGACCTGGCCGGGCTGCTCACCGGGCTGCGCACGGTGCCCGTACGGCAGGCCGAGACGCTCGGGGTGCCGCGGCTCGCCCCGCGTTCCCTGGAGGCGCTGCGCCGCATGGCCGTGCACGCGGCCGAACGCCTCGCCGCCGCCGACGAGTTCGACCCCACGCGCCTGCACCAGCTCACCCCGCCCGGCGCGGCCCAGCTCGCGGCCCAGCCCGGCAGCGCCGTGCTCGTCCACCACGACCTCAAGGGCGAGCATCTGGTGGTCAGCGCCGACGGCAGGGTGCGCGGCGTCCTCGACTGGACCGACGCGGCCGTCGCCGACCCCGCCGAGGACATCGCCGGGCTCGTCCTCGCCGTCGGCTCCGGCGCGGCGGTCCGCGCGGCCACCCTCGCCGGCTACGGCGCCCGCCCTTGCCTGCGCGGCCTGTGGCTGGCCCGCTGCGACACGGTCATCCGCCTCACCGACCGCCTCGATGGCCGCGACGACAGCCCCCTGCCCCTCCTGCGCACCCAACTGCGCCGCGCCTGGGAACCCATCCTCCTGGAACGGGTGACGGACCTGAAAGAAGGCGATCCGGACGCCTAG
- a CDS encoding TIGR03619 family F420-dependent LLM class oxidoreductase — protein sequence MRIGVAPHRLWPGSADETDDAVETARTAEDLGFDHVIASGHLLAGDVGVTPDPLVLLSAVAGATRRIRLVTSVLVLPLYDPVVLAHQTATLDRLSRGRFVLGVGTGWDTAEFAAVGASFAGRGRRSDQQLAVVRRLWRGEADAPRLGVPPRTAGGPPVWIGGHSDAALRRTLRHGDAWHGAGVDAAQLASVRARLTELAETTERAETTERDPAAVPLTAGAYLLPPGFAAAADLPARPLGGTRASAESVREELGRLAEAGLSAVSLWLPVDARALPDALAWTAEEVLRHQP from the coding sequence GTGCGCATCGGAGTGGCACCCCACCGGCTGTGGCCCGGCTCGGCGGACGAGACCGACGACGCCGTCGAGACCGCCCGCACGGCCGAGGACCTGGGTTTCGACCATGTCATCGCGAGCGGCCACCTGCTGGCCGGGGACGTCGGGGTGACCCCGGATCCGCTGGTCCTGCTGTCCGCCGTGGCCGGCGCGACCCGGCGCATCCGGCTGGTCACCAGCGTCCTGGTGCTGCCCCTGTACGACCCGGTCGTCCTCGCCCACCAGACCGCGACCCTCGACCGGCTCTCGCGCGGCCGCTTCGTCCTCGGCGTCGGCACCGGCTGGGACACCGCGGAGTTCGCGGCCGTCGGCGCCTCCTTCGCCGGGCGGGGCCGCCGCAGCGACCAACAGCTCGCTGTCGTACGGCGGTTGTGGCGCGGTGAGGCCGACGCACCCCGGCTCGGTGTGCCGCCGCGCACCGCGGGCGGCCCACCCGTCTGGATCGGCGGTCACAGCGACGCGGCCCTGCGCCGCACCCTGCGGCACGGGGACGCGTGGCACGGCGCGGGCGTCGACGCCGCACAACTGGCGTCGGTGCGGGCACGGTTGACGGAGCTGGCCGAAACGACGGAGCGGGCGGAGACGACGGAGCGGGATCCGGCCGCCGTCCCGCTGACCGCCGGCGCGTACCTGCTGCCCCCGGGCTTCGCCGCCGCCGCCGACCTCCCGGCCCGGCCCCTGGGCGGCACGCGCGCGAGTGCCGAGAGCGTGCGGGAGGAGCTGGGACGTCTGGCGGAGGCGGGGTTGTCGGCCGTGTCGCTGTGGCTGCCGGTCGACGCACGCGCGCTGCCGGACGCGCTGGCCTGGACCGCCGAGGAGGTGCTGCGGCACCAGCCCTGA
- the cyc2 gene encoding germacradienol/geosmin synthase Cyc2: MTQPFELPHFYMPYPARLNPHLDEARAHSTEWAREMGMLEGSGIWEQADLEAHDYGLLCAYTHPDCDGPALSLITDWYVWVFFFDDHFLDMYKRTPDRAAGKAHLDRLPLFMPLDLSTPVPEPENPVEAGLKDLWARTVPAMSVDWRRRFALATEHLLNESMWELSNINEGRIANPVEYIEMRRKVGGAPWSAGLVEYATAEVPAAVAGTRPLRVLMETFSDAVHLRNDLFSYQREVEDEGENSNGVLVLEKFFDCTTQEAADTVNDILTSRLHQFEHTALTEVPAVALEKGLNPAEVAAIAAYTKGLQDWQSGGHEWHLRSSRYMNKGAVSHSPWQLPSGPGMAAADVGALLASAAQQRLRRHTHVPYQKVGPSLLPDFHMPYELSLSPHLDSARGNLVTWAHRMGILEEGVWDEDKLAAYDLALCSAGLDPDATPEALDLSAQWLAWGTYGDDYYPLVHGHRRDLAAARLATARLSRCMPVDGEPALVPADAMERGLTDLWARTTARMTADQKRTLKDSVDSMTESWVWELSNQLQNRVPDPVDYLEMRRATFGSDLTLSLCRMGQGPAIPPEVYRSGPVRALENAAIDYACLLNDIFSYQKEIEYDGEIHNAVLVVQNFFGVDYPTALRVVHDLTTQRMEQFQHVVAQELPVLYDDLELSAEARAAMGAYVLDLQNWMSGILNWHREVDRYKAEWLGRRAHRFLPDRAPAAPSLPSMAPALAFG; encoded by the coding sequence ATGACGCAGCCGTTCGAACTCCCGCACTTCTACATGCCGTATCCCGCGCGGCTCAATCCGCACCTCGACGAGGCGCGCGCCCACTCGACCGAGTGGGCCCGCGAGATGGGCATGCTGGAAGGTTCCGGCATCTGGGAACAGGCCGATCTGGAGGCGCACGACTACGGACTCCTGTGCGCCTACACCCACCCCGACTGCGACGGCCCGGCTCTCTCCCTGATCACCGACTGGTACGTGTGGGTCTTCTTCTTCGACGACCACTTCCTGGACATGTACAAGCGCACCCCGGACCGCGCCGCGGGCAAGGCCCACCTGGACCGCCTGCCGCTGTTCATGCCGCTCGACCTGTCGACTCCCGTGCCCGAGCCGGAGAATCCCGTCGAGGCGGGCCTGAAGGATCTCTGGGCGCGCACGGTGCCGGCGATGTCCGTGGACTGGCGCCGCCGTTTCGCCCTCGCCACCGAGCATCTGCTCAACGAGTCGATGTGGGAGCTGTCGAACATCAACGAGGGCCGGATCGCCAACCCCGTCGAGTACATCGAGATGCGCCGCAAGGTGGGCGGCGCGCCCTGGTCGGCGGGGCTCGTGGAGTACGCGACCGCCGAGGTGCCCGCCGCCGTCGCCGGAACACGTCCCCTGCGTGTGCTGATGGAGACGTTCTCGGACGCCGTGCACCTGCGCAACGACCTGTTCTCCTACCAGCGCGAGGTCGAGGACGAGGGCGAGAACAGCAACGGCGTACTGGTCCTGGAGAAGTTCTTCGACTGCACCACCCAGGAGGCCGCCGACACCGTCAACGACATCCTCACCTCACGCCTGCACCAGTTCGAGCACACCGCGCTCACCGAGGTCCCCGCCGTGGCCCTGGAGAAGGGACTGAACCCGGCCGAGGTGGCCGCGATCGCCGCCTACACCAAGGGACTTCAGGACTGGCAGTCCGGCGGCCACGAATGGCACCTGCGCTCCAGCCGCTACATGAACAAGGGTGCGGTGTCGCATTCGCCCTGGCAGCTCCCGAGCGGCCCCGGCATGGCCGCCGCCGACGTCGGCGCCCTGCTGGCCTCGGCCGCCCAGCAGCGCCTGCGCCGCCACACCCATGTGCCGTACCAGAAGGTCGGCCCGTCCCTGCTGCCCGACTTCCACATGCCGTACGAGCTGAGCCTGAGCCCCCATCTCGACAGCGCCCGAGGCAACCTCGTCACCTGGGCGCACCGCATGGGCATCCTGGAGGAGGGCGTCTGGGACGAGGACAAGCTCGCCGCCTACGACCTCGCGCTCTGCTCGGCGGGCCTGGACCCCGATGCCACCCCCGAGGCCCTCGACCTCAGCGCCCAGTGGCTCGCCTGGGGGACGTACGGCGACGACTACTACCCGCTGGTCCACGGCCACCGCCGGGACCTCGCCGCCGCCCGGCTGGCCACGGCCCGGCTGTCGCGGTGCATGCCCGTCGACGGGGAGCCGGCCCTCGTCCCCGCCGACGCCATGGAGCGGGGCCTGACCGACCTGTGGGCGCGGACGACGGCCCGGATGACCGCCGACCAGAAGCGCACCCTGAAGGACTCCGTGGACTCCATGACCGAGAGCTGGGTGTGGGAGCTGTCCAACCAGCTCCAGAACCGCGTCCCCGATCCGGTCGACTACCTGGAGATGCGGCGCGCCACGTTCGGCTCCGACCTCACCCTGAGCCTGTGCCGCATGGGACAGGGCCCCGCGATCCCGCCGGAGGTCTACCGCAGCGGCCCGGTCCGGGCCCTGGAGAACGCGGCGATCGACTACGCCTGCCTCCTCAACGACATCTTCTCGTACCAGAAGGAGATCGAGTACGACGGCGAGATCCACAACGCCGTCCTGGTCGTGCAGAACTTCTTCGGCGTGGACTACCCGACCGCGCTCCGCGTCGTACATGACCTGACGACCCAGCGGATGGAGCAGTTCCAGCACGTCGTCGCGCAGGAACTGCCCGTTCTCTACGACGACTTGGAGCTGTCCGCCGAGGCCCGCGCCGCCATGGGCGCCTACGTCCTCGATCTGCAGAACTGGATGTCCGGGATCCTGAACTGGCACCGCGAGGTCGACCGGTACAAGGCCGAGTGGCTGGGCCGCCGTGCGCACCGCTTCCTGCCCGACCGCGCGCCCGCCGCACCGTCACTGCCGTCCATGGCGCCGGCCCTGGCGTTCGGCTGA
- a CDS encoding LysR family transcriptional regulator — translation MDPHLLRTFVTVARLASFSEAARELGYTQSAVSQHIAALEQDLGAPLLTRRPVTPTTAGERLLEHAGPLLLRLDAARADVARMAAAPQHGLTLATTPTGLGPAVLAALPPAGVTVRVLARAEIPAAVATGTADLGLVDGPAAPSDPLRLPDVAPLTTHGVAEEPVSVLLPTGHPLAGRAGLRLGDLADARWLDAPDAALPLAALRAANGGGALRSALRYEGTDLHTVTALAAAGHGLVLLPRSAAIAVPGTTAVPLTAPRLVHRTELLHGGAPGPAAAELVRRLVGGGEGVSSGPPGER, via the coding sequence ATGGACCCGCATCTGCTGCGCACGTTCGTCACCGTGGCGCGCCTCGCCTCCTTCTCGGAGGCCGCCCGCGAGCTGGGCTACACCCAGTCCGCCGTCTCCCAGCACATCGCCGCGCTCGAACAGGACCTGGGCGCGCCCCTGTTGACCCGACGGCCCGTCACGCCCACCACGGCCGGCGAACGGCTCCTGGAACACGCGGGCCCGCTGCTGCTGCGGCTGGACGCGGCCCGGGCCGACGTCGCCCGGATGGCCGCCGCACCGCAGCACGGCCTGACCCTCGCCACCACCCCGACCGGGCTCGGTCCGGCCGTCCTCGCCGCGCTTCCGCCGGCCGGGGTCACGGTGCGTGTCCTCGCCCGCGCGGAGATCCCGGCCGCCGTCGCCACGGGCACCGCCGACCTCGGCCTCGTCGACGGGCCGGCCGCGCCGAGCGATCCGCTGCGGCTGCCCGACGTGGCCCCGCTGACCACGCACGGCGTCGCCGAGGAACCCGTCAGCGTCCTGCTGCCCACCGGGCACCCCCTCGCCGGCCGGGCCGGCCTGCGCCTCGGCGACCTCGCCGACGCCCGCTGGCTCGACGCGCCCGACGCGGCGCTCCCGCTCGCCGCCCTGCGCGCCGCGAACGGCGGCGGCGCCCTCCGCTCCGCGCTGCGCTACGAGGGCACCGACCTGCACACCGTGACCGCCCTCGCGGCCGCCGGCCACGGCCTCGTCCTGCTGCCCCGCTCGGCCGCCATCGCCGTCCCCGGCACGACCGCCGTCCCCCTCACCGCACCCCGCCTCGTACACCGCACGGAACTCCTCCACGGCGGTGCCCCGGGGCCGGCGGCGGCGGAGCTCGTACGGAGGCTGGTGGGCGGGGGCGAGGGGGTTTCGAGCGGGCCTCCGGGGGAGCGGTGA
- a CDS encoding CTP synthase C-terminal region-related (seleno)protein, whose translation MDNTATIALVGDRSPNVVSHTRVPLLLEALAERDRLVLDAYWIPSQDAEAEGAVRGFDAVWVLPGSPYRSEAGVLAAVCTAREEGIPFLGTCGGFQHALLEYARNVCGLTGVAHAENDPDAVDPLIEPLACSLVGHEAAVTIEPGTLAESVIGAGHTVERYFCGYGPTRHLDTLTAHGLRFSGYDEDGHVRVAELPGHPFFLASLFQPELAGDGSRPHPMIRALARAAVEHAAAERSRPV comes from the coding sequence ATGGACAACACAGCCACCATCGCCCTCGTCGGCGACCGCTCCCCCAACGTCGTCTCGCACACCCGCGTCCCCCTCCTGCTGGAGGCGCTCGCCGAGCGCGACCGGCTGGTGCTGGACGCGTACTGGATCCCCTCCCAGGACGCGGAGGCCGAGGGGGCGGTCCGGGGGTTCGACGCCGTGTGGGTGCTGCCGGGCAGCCCGTACCGCAGCGAGGCGGGCGTGCTCGCCGCCGTGTGCACCGCACGTGAGGAGGGCATCCCGTTCCTGGGCACGTGCGGCGGCTTCCAGCACGCGCTGCTGGAGTACGCGCGGAACGTGTGCGGGCTGACCGGCGTGGCGCACGCCGAGAACGACCCGGACGCCGTGGATCCGCTCATCGAGCCGCTGGCCTGCTCGCTGGTGGGGCACGAGGCGGCGGTGACGATCGAGCCGGGCACACTGGCGGAGTCGGTGATCGGCGCCGGGCACACGGTCGAGCGGTATTTCTGCGGCTACGGCCCCACCCGCCACCTCGACACGCTGACCGCCCACGGCCTGAGGTTCTCCGGGTACGACGAGGACGGTCACGTACGGGTCGCCGAACTGCCCGGCCACCCCTTCTTCCTGGCGTCCCTGTTCCAGCCGGAGCTGGCCGGCGACGGCTCGCGCCCGCACCCGATGATCCGCGCGCTGGCCCGGGCCGCGGTCGAGCACGCGGCGGCCGAACGCAGCCGGCCGGTCTGA
- a CDS encoding aminopeptidase P family protein translates to MTGSTTPPFTADDYRARMERAARSAADAGLAGLLVAPGPDMVWLTGYTPTAVTERLTVLVLTPGQDPVLVVPTLEAPDAEHAAGATALTLRDWTDGKDPYAVTAALLDGHGRFGISDNTWAMHLLGLQRTLPDTSYASLTDALPMLRAVKDAAELELLAAAGAAADATFEEIRKVPFAGRRESDVGHDLADLLRRFGHSQVDFTIVGSGPNGANPHHEVGDRVIQDGDMVVLDFGGLKDGYGSDTTRTVHVGEPSKEERRVHDIVREAQEAGYRAVRPGVACQEVDRAARAVISDAGYGEYFIHRTGHGIGVTTHEPPYMIEGEEQPLVPGMCFSVEPGIYLPGRFGVRIEDIVTVTEEGGRRFNNTTRELVVVG, encoded by the coding sequence ATGACCGGTAGCACGACCCCGCCCTTCACCGCCGACGACTACCGGGCCCGGATGGAGCGCGCCGCGCGCTCCGCCGCCGACGCCGGTCTCGCGGGGCTGCTCGTGGCGCCGGGACCCGACATGGTCTGGCTCACCGGCTACACGCCCACCGCCGTCACCGAACGGCTCACCGTGCTGGTCCTCACCCCCGGCCAGGACCCCGTGCTCGTCGTACCCACCCTGGAGGCGCCGGACGCCGAGCACGCGGCCGGGGCGACCGCGCTCACCCTGCGCGACTGGACCGACGGCAAGGATCCTTACGCCGTCACCGCCGCCCTCCTCGACGGCCACGGCCGGTTCGGCATCAGCGACAACACCTGGGCGATGCATCTGCTCGGTCTCCAGCGGACCCTGCCCGACACCTCGTACGCCTCGCTCACCGACGCCCTCCCCATGCTGCGCGCCGTCAAGGACGCGGCCGAACTCGAACTCCTCGCGGCGGCCGGAGCCGCTGCCGACGCAACGTTCGAGGAGATCCGGAAGGTTCCCTTCGCCGGCCGCCGCGAGTCCGACGTCGGCCACGACCTCGCGGACCTGCTGCGCCGCTTCGGCCACTCGCAGGTCGACTTCACCATCGTCGGCTCCGGACCCAACGGCGCCAACCCGCACCACGAGGTCGGCGACCGCGTCATCCAGGACGGCGACATGGTCGTCCTGGACTTCGGCGGCCTGAAGGACGGCTACGGCTCCGACACCACCCGCACGGTCCACGTGGGCGAGCCGAGCAAGGAGGAACGCCGGGTGCACGACATCGTGCGCGAGGCCCAGGAGGCGGGCTACCGGGCCGTGCGGCCGGGCGTGGCCTGCCAGGAGGTCGACCGGGCCGCCCGCGCGGTGATCAGCGACGCCGGGTACGGCGAGTACTTCATCCACCGCACCGGGCACGGCATCGGCGTCACCACGCACGAGCCGCCGTACATGATCGAGGGCGAGGAACAGCCCCTGGTGCCCGGCATGTGCTTCTCCGTCGAGCCAGGCATCTACCTGCCCGGCCGTTTCGGTGTGCGCATCGAGGACATCGTCACGGTGACCGAGGAGGGCGGCCGTCGTTTCAACAACACCACCCGCGAGCTGGTCGTCGTGGGCTGA
- a CDS encoding alpha/beta fold hydrolase: MTSFVLPHEVHGDGAHQVFAVHGWFADRSAYAAVLPDLDRSAFTYALVDLRGYGEARDAASPYTTAEAASDLLALAERLGWERFSVLGHSMGGAVAQRLAALAPDRLRRIVGVSPVPASGLPLAGEQAALFTDAAEQPANRRAIIDVTTGGLRPAAWLDRMVARSLERSDAKAFRAWLDSWAGEDFHADVEGCAVPALAVAGELDPALSPAVMRQTWMSWFPRAELVTLPGAGHYAMDETPLELIRAVEDFLRADTEVPGETRESA, from the coding sequence ATGACCTCCTTCGTGCTGCCCCATGAGGTGCACGGCGACGGCGCCCACCAGGTGTTCGCCGTGCACGGCTGGTTCGCCGACCGGTCCGCCTACGCCGCCGTCCTGCCGGACCTCGACCGGTCCGCCTTCACCTACGCGCTGGTGGACCTGCGCGGCTACGGCGAGGCCCGGGACGCGGCCAGCCCGTACACGACGGCCGAGGCGGCCTCGGATCTGCTGGCACTGGCCGAACGGCTGGGCTGGGAGCGGTTCTCGGTGCTCGGGCACTCCATGGGCGGCGCGGTGGCACAGCGGCTGGCGGCCCTCGCTCCGGACCGGCTGCGCCGGATCGTCGGTGTCTCCCCGGTGCCCGCCTCGGGGCTGCCGCTGGCCGGTGAGCAGGCCGCGCTGTTCACGGACGCGGCGGAGCAGCCGGCGAACCGGCGGGCGATCATCGACGTCACCACCGGGGGCCTGCGCCCGGCCGCCTGGCTGGACCGGATGGTCGCCCGCTCGCTGGAGCGCAGTGACGCGAAGGCGTTCCGGGCCTGGCTGGACTCCTGGGCGGGCGAGGACTTCCACGCCGACGTCGAGGGCTGCGCGGTGCCCGCCCTCGCGGTGGCCGGCGAACTGGACCCTGCGCTGTCGCCCGCGGTCATGCGGCAGACCTGGATGTCCTGGTTCCCGCGCGCCGAACTCGTCACGCTGCCCGGTGCGGGGCACTACGCCATGGACGAGACGCCGCTCGAACTGATCCGTGCCGTCGAGGACTTCCTGCGGGCGGACACCGAAGTCCCGGGAGAGACAAGGGAGTCGGCGTGA